One stretch of Coleofasciculus sp. FACHB-T130 DNA includes these proteins:
- a CDS encoding response regulator → MLNASNYTILLVEDDSNDIFLIQRAFRKANLLNPLQVVENGEAAVFYLAGEPPYTDRDRYPLPVLILLDLKLPRKSGLEVLEWLRQQPDLKRLPVVVLTSSEENRDINQAYDLGANSYLVKPVAFEALLDMVKTLNSYWLIFNQKPKLEES, encoded by the coding sequence ATGTTGAACGCGTCTAACTATACTATTTTGCTGGTGGAAGACGACTCCAATGACATTTTCCTGATCCAGCGAGCTTTTCGGAAAGCTAACCTGCTTAACCCATTGCAAGTGGTGGAAAATGGGGAGGCAGCCGTGTTTTACCTTGCGGGCGAACCGCCTTACACCGATCGCGATCGCTACCCCCTACCCGTTTTGATCCTGCTAGACCTGAAACTCCCTCGCAAGTCGGGTCTTGAGGTGCTGGAATGGTTACGGCAGCAGCCAGACCTGAAGCGCCTGCCGGTTGTTGTTCTAACTTCCTCCGAGGAAAATCGTGACATCAACCAAGCCTATGACCTGGGAGCCAACTCTTACTTGGTTAAACCAGTTGCTTTTGAAGCGTTGCTGGATATGGTGAAAACACTGAATTCATATTGGCTCATTTTCAACCAGAAGCCAAAATTAGAGGAGAGTTGA
- a CDS encoding response regulator, which translates to MSQTLRILLIDDNPDDRLLAARQLSRAFSDLQIQEIAEINGLNQALAADGFDAVVTDYQLRWSDGLQVLRAVKDRYPDCPVVMFTNTGSEEIAVEAMKAGLSDYVLKLPKYYNRLPAAVQLALERAETQRRAARLEAHRQALSEVSRAFAEKIPEFQAVLELVSQQIAQRLGNLCVVRILSDDGKYLNPVAIYHPNPEALACLQETLATEAHRVDEGLTGRVFKTGETLLIPVVSPEEIQPLRESKYLPYLERFGMYSILIAPLEVRGRRIGTLFVSRDRPGYSYTRDDQFFLQDLADRAALAIDNARLYREAQEANHLKDEFLATLSHELRTPLNSILGWATLLRNQKLTPTVISRALESIERNAKAQVKLTDEILDVSRIIRGKLHLNIRSIELIPIIDEAINILRPAADAKGIRVKAVLDRSVGLVAADPDRLQQVVWNLLSNAIKFTSEGGQIEVRLERVEGKLEEKVEVQPTNSPPNNPQPSTFFAQIQISDTGMGISPDFLPYAFDRFRQADASTTRSHGGLGLGLAIVRHLVELHGGTVRAASLGIGQGATFTVLLPLFDKSRETEGQERQGAEEPGSGEAKEKVAQAPQLLSGLQVLVVDDDTDTRELIALVLEESGAKVKAIASVAEALEVLRSWQPDLLVSDIGMPEEDGYALIGKMRTLEEKTGKQIPALALTAYAREEDKNRALKAGFQMYQSKPVEPDDLVAAVALLAGCAG; encoded by the coding sequence ATGAGCCAGACCTTACGTATTTTACTGATCGATGACAACCCTGATGACCGCCTTCTAGCAGCTCGTCAGCTCAGCCGAGCCTTTTCCGATCTCCAAATTCAGGAGATTGCAGAAATCAATGGCTTAAACCAGGCGCTGGCGGCAGATGGCTTCGATGCCGTTGTCACTGACTATCAACTGCGCTGGAGTGATGGTCTACAGGTGTTGCGTGCCGTTAAAGATCGGTATCCTGACTGCCCCGTGGTGATGTTTACCAATACAGGCAGCGAAGAGATTGCTGTAGAAGCGATGAAGGCGGGGCTGTCCGACTACGTTCTGAAGTTGCCCAAATATTACAACCGTCTGCCCGCTGCGGTGCAGTTAGCCTTAGAACGAGCCGAAACTCAGCGAAGAGCCGCTCGTCTGGAAGCGCATCGGCAAGCTTTGAGCGAGGTATCGCGAGCTTTTGCTGAGAAAATTCCGGAATTTCAAGCAGTTCTAGAACTGGTCAGTCAGCAAATAGCTCAGCGACTGGGAAATCTGTGCGTAGTTCGCATCCTATCAGATGATGGAAAGTACCTCAACCCGGTAGCAATTTATCATCCAAACCCAGAAGCCCTCGCCTGCTTGCAAGAAACCCTCGCCACCGAGGCACACCGCGTTGATGAGGGTTTGACGGGTCGGGTCTTTAAAACGGGCGAGACGCTACTGATTCCAGTCGTGTCGCCAGAGGAGATACAACCTTTGCGCGAGTCAAAGTATTTGCCCTACTTAGAGCGCTTTGGGATGTACAGCATTTTGATCGCACCCTTAGAGGTACGAGGTCGGCGGATTGGGACTTTATTCGTTTCGCGCGATCGCCCCGGATATTCCTATACTCGTGATGACCAATTCTTTCTGCAAGACCTCGCGGATCGGGCTGCTTTGGCAATTGACAATGCCCGACTCTACCGGGAAGCTCAGGAAGCCAACCACCTCAAGGACGAGTTCCTGGCAACCCTGTCTCACGAACTCCGCACCCCCCTGAACTCTATCCTCGGATGGGCAACGCTACTCCGCAATCAGAAGCTAACTCCCACTGTTATCAGTCGTGCCCTTGAGAGTATTGAGCGCAACGCCAAGGCGCAGGTAAAACTCACCGATGAAATTCTAGATGTCTCGCGGATTATTCGGGGCAAGCTACACCTGAATATTCGCTCGATCGAGCTGATACCTATCATTGATGAAGCGATTAATATCTTGCGTCCGGCAGCGGATGCCAAGGGGATTCGAGTCAAGGCGGTACTAGACCGCTCAGTTGGCTTGGTCGCTGCCGATCCAGATCGCTTGCAGCAAGTCGTTTGGAATCTACTCTCCAACGCCATCAAGTTCACATCAGAAGGCGGGCAAATTGAGGTGCGGCTGGAGAGGGTTGAAGGAAAACTTGAAGAAAAAGTTGAAGTGCAACCCACGAACTCTCCACCTAATAACCCGCAACCTTCAACTTTCTTTGCCCAAATCCAAATTAGCGACACAGGCATGGGCATTAGCCCCGACTTTCTGCCCTATGCGTTTGACCGCTTTCGTCAAGCTGACGCGAGTACCACGCGATCGCATGGAGGATTAGGACTCGGATTAGCGATTGTGCGTCACTTGGTGGAATTGCACGGTGGCACCGTTCGTGCTGCCAGTCTCGGAATCGGGCAGGGAGCAACGTTTACAGTGCTTCTACCACTTTTTGATAAAAGTCGAGAAACCGAGGGGCAGGAGCGCCAGGGGGCAGAGGAGCCGGGGAGCGGGGAAGCTAAGGAGAAGGTAGCACAAGCACCTCAACTCCTGAGCGGATTGCAGGTTCTAGTTGTGGATGATGATACGGATACACGCGAATTGATCGCCCTCGTGCTTGAAGAGTCTGGGGCGAAAGTGAAAGCGATCGCATCCGTAGCCGAGGCGTTAGAAGTCCTTCGTAGCTGGCAGCCCGATTTGCTGGTGAGTGATATTGGAATGCCAGAGGAAGATGGCTA